From one Streptomyces sp. CA-210063 genomic stretch:
- a CDS encoding HpcH/HpaI aldolase/citrate lyase family protein: MRHFGHIAPEERQRLFYREPGEFDADSPARVLAAALGATLYSPATRERLADDIVKQAGRGVVSMVLCLEDSIDDAEVVGAEENLVRQFADLAGRPDVELPLLFIRVRFPEQIPDLVSRFGPAVRLLSGFVFPKFTEERGVAFLEALTAAESASGRRLFGMPVLESPELMYRETRVEALQGIAHTVDKYRDRVLALRLGVTDFCSSYALRRPPDMTAYDVQIVASVIADVVNVLGRADGTGFTVTGPVWEYFRVQERMFKPQLRTSPFLENRAGRLRETLIEHALDGLLREISLDQANGLLGKTCIHPSHVLPVHALSVVSHEEFGDAEDIVRPDRNGGGVLRSASRNKMNEVKPHRAWAERVLQRAEVFGVANEDIGFVDLLAAGLPD; this comes from the coding sequence ATGCGTCATTTCGGGCACATCGCCCCTGAGGAGCGTCAGCGCCTCTTCTACCGGGAGCCTGGTGAGTTCGACGCCGACTCCCCGGCCCGCGTGCTCGCCGCCGCCCTCGGCGCCACGCTCTACAGCCCGGCCACCCGCGAGCGGCTGGCCGACGACATCGTCAAGCAGGCCGGACGTGGCGTGGTCTCCATGGTGCTGTGCCTGGAGGACTCGATCGACGACGCGGAGGTCGTGGGCGCCGAGGAGAACCTGGTCCGGCAGTTCGCCGACCTCGCCGGCCGGCCGGACGTCGAGCTTCCGCTGCTGTTCATCCGGGTCCGCTTCCCCGAGCAGATACCCGACCTCGTCAGCCGTTTCGGCCCGGCGGTACGGCTGCTGTCCGGGTTCGTGTTCCCGAAGTTCACCGAGGAGCGGGGCGTCGCGTTCCTGGAGGCGCTCACCGCCGCGGAGTCCGCGAGCGGGCGGCGGCTGTTCGGGATGCCGGTGCTGGAATCGCCCGAGTTGATGTACAGGGAGACGCGCGTAGAAGCGCTCCAGGGCATCGCCCACACCGTCGACAAGTACCGCGACCGCGTCCTCGCGCTGCGCCTCGGCGTCACCGACTTCTGCTCCTCGTACGCGCTGCGCCGCCCGCCCGACATGACCGCGTACGACGTCCAGATCGTCGCCTCCGTGATCGCGGACGTGGTGAACGTGCTGGGGCGCGCCGACGGCACCGGATTCACGGTCACCGGGCCGGTGTGGGAGTACTTCCGGGTCCAGGAGCGGATGTTCAAGCCACAGCTGCGCACCAGCCCCTTCCTGGAGAACCGGGCCGGGCGGCTGCGCGAGACGCTCATCGAGCACGCGCTGGACGGTCTGCTGCGCGAGATCTCCCTCGACCAGGCCAACGGGCTGCTCGGCAAGACCTGCATCCATCCCTCGCACGTACTGCCGGTGCACGCGCTCTCCGTGGTCAGCCACGAGGAGTTCGGCGACGCCGAGGACATCGTGCGGCCCGACCGCAACGGCGGCGGAGTTCTGCGTTCCGCCTCCCGGAACAAGATGAACGAGGTCAAGCCGCATCGCGCCTGGGCCGAAAGGGTTCTGCAGCGCGCCGAGGTCTTCGGGGTCGCCAACGAGGACATCGGGTTCGTGGATCTCCTGGCCGCCGGGCTGCCCGACTGA
- a CDS encoding DedA family protein, producing the protein MQAESMSGAPLWVIGLMDLLGAPGAGLAVALENLFPPIPSEVVLPLAGFAASTGQMSLWAALLWTTAGSVVGALALYGVGALLGRERTVALAAKLPLVKVSDIEKTEAWFLRHGTKAIFFGRMIPVFRSLISLPAGVERMPLPTFTLLTTLGSALWNTAFVLTGYFLGANWPEVTAIASTYSKIVLAAAALAVLAFALTRFLRGGRGSRRQGARGTARQATNDPQPANHSTPTP; encoded by the coding sequence ATGCAAGCGGAGTCGATGAGCGGCGCGCCCCTGTGGGTCATCGGTCTGATGGATCTCCTGGGGGCGCCGGGCGCCGGCCTGGCCGTAGCGCTGGAGAACCTCTTCCCGCCGATCCCCAGCGAGGTCGTCCTCCCCCTCGCCGGCTTCGCCGCGAGCACCGGTCAGATGAGCCTCTGGGCCGCCCTCCTCTGGACCACCGCCGGCTCCGTCGTGGGCGCCCTCGCCCTCTACGGCGTCGGCGCCCTCCTCGGCCGCGAGCGTACGGTCGCCCTCGCGGCCAAGCTGCCCCTGGTCAAGGTCTCCGACATCGAGAAGACCGAGGCCTGGTTCCTCAGGCACGGCACCAAGGCGATCTTCTTCGGCCGCATGATCCCCGTCTTCCGCAGCCTCATCTCCCTACCGGCCGGCGTGGAACGCATGCCCCTCCCCACCTTCACCCTCCTCACCACCCTGGGCAGCGCCCTCTGGAACACGGCCTTCGTCCTGACCGGCTACTTCCTGGGCGCCAACTGGCCGGAGGTGACGGCGATCGCCTCGACGTACTCGAAGATCGTGCTGGCTGCGGCGGCCTTGGCGGTGCTGGCGTTCGCGCTGACCCGCTTCTTGAGAGGGGGCAGGGGCAGCCGCCGCCAAGGGGCGCGGGGAACTGCGCGACAAGCCACGAACGACCCGCAGCCCGCCAACCACAGCACCCCCACCCCCTGA
- a CDS encoding phosphoribosyltransferase, whose product MINAANDTTDTTGASGAVWSGAWVAERLGVELVGDEELSGLLGLALRRNPKRAHLLVSNVLGKHVPQSPAVVHGYGFELGRRVRELLGAAGARTAVVLGYAETATGLGHSVADGVGEAPYLHSTRRPVEGVHQAGGFEESHSHATSHLLLPEDPTLLAGRGPLVLVDDEFSTGNTVLNTIRALHERYPRKRYVVVALVDMRSAADQGRLAEFAQEIGARVDLVAAAKGTVRLPEGVLEKGQALVAEYEKAAAPTAAARAAQVTRVELGWPDGVPDGGRHGFTPSHRARLESALPGMAARLAEALPPGARRVLVLGFEELMYAPLALARELEKSTNGLEKSANGLEIRFSTTTRSPVLAVDDPGYAIRSRIVFPAHDEPADGPGERYAYNVAGGDFDAVVAVVDSTADTPALHAADGLLATLAAHTPSVLLAVVPSYTPPVRHHRAAPSRPSAAAAGKEGRRFEGTGVKEPLDAAEQKKSISPVTERSSMLPEPLRGPDFSSYAPDEVGWLLRDLSEVTLEAPTEEREEAIQSGGAHYAESLPVEYQPSEQYQALFHSALEASAERIALAVGVVTETLLAERAARPVLVSLARAGTPVGVLMRRWAQYRHGVEVPHYAVSIVRGRGIDANALRWLAAHHDPAAVVFVDGWTGKGAITRELAAALLEFEESDGITGFDPEIAVLADPGSCVRTYGTREDFLIPSACLNSTVSGLISRTVLRSDLVGPDDFHGAKFYRELAGVDVSVEFLDAIAARFADVVDAVDARTKELLAADRTPTWEGWAAVERISEEYGIHDVNLVKPGVGETTRVLLRRVPWKILARAGAGADLDHVRLLAEQRGVPVEEVAELPYTCVGLIHPQYTRGATGADGKAVAV is encoded by the coding sequence ATGATTAACGCAGCGAACGACACGACCGACACGACCGGCGCGTCCGGCGCGGTCTGGTCCGGGGCCTGGGTCGCCGAGCGGCTCGGGGTCGAACTGGTTGGCGACGAGGAGCTGAGCGGTCTGCTGGGGCTCGCGCTGCGGCGCAACCCCAAGCGGGCACATCTGCTGGTGTCGAACGTGCTCGGCAAGCATGTGCCGCAGTCGCCGGCCGTCGTGCACGGCTACGGTTTCGAGCTCGGGCGCCGGGTGCGTGAGCTGCTGGGCGCGGCCGGGGCGCGGACCGCCGTCGTCCTCGGGTACGCCGAGACGGCCACCGGGCTCGGGCACTCGGTCGCGGACGGGGTGGGCGAGGCGCCCTACCTCCACTCCACCCGGCGCCCGGTCGAGGGCGTCCACCAGGCGGGCGGCTTCGAGGAGTCCCACTCCCACGCGACGTCGCATCTGCTGCTGCCGGAGGACCCCACGCTGCTCGCGGGGCGGGGGCCGCTGGTGCTCGTCGACGACGAGTTCTCCACCGGGAACACGGTGCTCAACACCATCCGGGCGCTGCACGAGCGGTACCCGCGGAAGCGGTACGTCGTCGTGGCGCTGGTCGACATGAGGTCGGCCGCCGACCAGGGGCGCCTGGCCGAGTTCGCTCAGGAGATCGGGGCGCGGGTCGATCTGGTGGCCGCGGCGAAGGGGACCGTGCGGCTGCCGGAGGGGGTGCTGGAGAAGGGGCAGGCGCTGGTCGCGGAGTACGAGAAGGCTGCGGCGCCCACGGCCGCGGCCCGGGCGGCGCAGGTCACCCGGGTCGAGCTGGGCTGGCCGGACGGGGTGCCCGATGGGGGGCGGCACGGCTTCACGCCCTCCCATCGTGCGCGTCTGGAGAGCGCGCTGCCCGGTATGGCCGCACGCCTCGCGGAGGCCTTGCCGCCCGGTGCCCGCCGGGTGCTCGTGCTCGGCTTCGAGGAGCTGATGTACGCGCCGCTCGCGCTCGCGCGGGAGCTGGAGAAGTCGACGAACGGGCTGGAGAAGTCCGCGAACGGGCTGGAGATACGGTTCTCCACCACCACGCGGTCGCCCGTCCTCGCCGTCGACGACCCCGGTTACGCGATACGCAGCCGCATCGTCTTCCCCGCGCACGACGAGCCCGCGGACGGGCCGGGGGAGCGGTACGCGTACAACGTGGCGGGCGGGGACTTCGACGCGGTCGTCGCCGTCGTCGACTCGACGGCGGACACGCCGGCCTTGCACGCCGCCGACGGCCTGCTGGCGACCCTCGCCGCGCACACGCCGAGCGTGCTGCTCGCCGTGGTCCCGTCGTACACCCCGCCGGTCCGGCACCACCGGGCCGCACCGTCCCGGCCGAGCGCCGCCGCGGCGGGAAAAGAGGGCCGGCGGTTCGAGGGGACCGGAGTGAAGGAGCCGCTTGACGCGGCAGAACAGAAGAAGTCGATCTCGCCCGTCACCGAAAGGTCCTCCATGCTGCCCGAGCCCCTACGCGGCCCCGACTTCTCCTCCTACGCGCCGGACGAGGTCGGCTGGCTGCTGCGGGATCTCTCGGAGGTGACGCTGGAGGCGCCCACCGAGGAGCGGGAGGAGGCCATTCAGAGCGGCGGCGCGCACTACGCGGAGTCTCTGCCGGTCGAGTACCAGCCGAGTGAGCAGTACCAGGCGCTCTTCCACAGCGCGCTGGAGGCCTCCGCCGAGCGGATCGCCCTGGCTGTGGGGGTCGTCACCGAGACCCTGCTGGCCGAGCGGGCGGCGCGGCCCGTCCTCGTGTCGTTGGCCCGGGCCGGGACGCCCGTCGGGGTGCTGATGCGGCGGTGGGCGCAGTACCGGCATGGGGTCGAGGTGCCGCACTACGCCGTGTCGATCGTGCGGGGCCGGGGTATCGACGCCAACGCGCTGCGGTGGCTGGCGGCCCATCATGACCCCGCCGCTGTCGTCTTCGTCGACGGCTGGACCGGCAAGGGGGCGATCACCCGTGAACTCGCCGCCGCGCTGCTGGAGTTCGAGGAGTCCGACGGGATCACCGGGTTCGATCCGGAGATCGCGGTGCTCGCCGATCCGGGGTCGTGTGTGCGGACGTACGGCACGCGGGAGGACTTCCTCATTCCGTCCGCCTGTCTCAACTCGACCGTCTCCGGGCTGATATCGCGGACCGTGCTGCGTTCGGATCTCGTCGGGCCCGACGACTTCCACGGGGCCAAGTTCTACCGGGAGCTGGCCGGCGTCGATGTGTCGGTGGAGTTCCTGGACGCCATAGCCGCGCGGTTCGCGGATGTCGTGGACGCCGTCGACGCCCGTACCAAGGAGCTGCTCGCCGCCGATCGCACGCCCACCTGGGAGGGCTGGGCGGCCGTCGAGCGCATCAGCGAGGAGTACGGGATCCACGACGTCAACCTGGTCAAGCCCGGTGTCGGCGAGACCACGCGCGTCCTGTTGCGCCGGGTACCGTGGAAGATCCTCGCGCGGGCCGGGGCGGGCGCGGACCTCGACCATGTACGTCTGCTCGCCGAACAGAGAGGGGTACCGGTGGAAGAGGTGGCCGAACTGCCGTACACCTGCGTGGGGTTGATCCACCCGCAGTACACGCGGGGCGCGACCGGCGCCGACGGTAAGGCGGTGGCGGTCTGA
- a CDS encoding HAD family hydrolase, producing the protein MPGPQVLVASDLDRTLIYSAAALALTMPDAHAPRLLTVEVHESKPLSYMTETASRLLAELGDAAVFVPTTTRTRKQYQRINLPGPEPTYAICANGGHLLVDGVTDVAWYERVTARLADECASLAEVRDHLAATTDPAWVRKHRVAEDLFVYLVVERELLPEEWVKDLAVWAENRGWTVSLQGRKLYAVPKPLTKSAAMREVARRTGAELTLAAGDSLLDADLLLAVDRAWRPGHGELADAGWVGPAVSALPERGVLAGERILREFLRAVKEG; encoded by the coding sequence ATGCCGGGCCCCCAGGTTCTTGTGGCGAGCGATCTCGACCGTACGCTCATCTACTCGGCCGCCGCGCTCGCGCTGACGATGCCGGACGCACACGCGCCCCGGCTGCTCACCGTCGAGGTGCACGAGAGCAAGCCGCTGTCGTACATGACGGAGACGGCCTCGCGGCTGCTCGCGGAGCTGGGGGACGCGGCGGTGTTCGTGCCGACGACGACCCGGACGCGCAAGCAGTACCAGCGGATCAATCTGCCGGGGCCGGAGCCGACGTACGCGATCTGCGCCAACGGCGGGCATCTGCTGGTTGACGGTGTCACGGACGTCGCCTGGTACGAGCGGGTCACGGCGCGGCTCGCGGACGAGTGCGCGTCGCTCGCGGAGGTGCGGGACCATCTGGCGGCCACGACCGACCCGGCGTGGGTGCGTAAGCACCGCGTCGCGGAGGATCTGTTCGTCTATCTCGTCGTGGAGCGTGAGCTGCTGCCCGAGGAGTGGGTGAAGGATCTGGCGGTGTGGGCGGAGAACCGGGGGTGGACCGTGTCGCTCCAGGGGCGCAAGCTCTATGCCGTGCCGAAGCCGCTCACCAAGAGCGCGGCCATGCGTGAGGTCGCGCGGAGGACCGGGGCGGAGTTGACGTTGGCCGCGGGGGATTCGTTGCTCGATGCGGATCTGTTGCTCGCGGTGGATCGGGCCTGGCGGCCCGGGCATGGGGAGCTGGCGGATGCGGGGTGGGTGGGGCCGGCGGTCAGTGCTCTTCCCGAGCGGGGTGTGTTGGCCGGGGAGCGGATTCTGCGGGAGTTTCTGCGGGCCGTGAAGGAAGGCTGA
- a CDS encoding TerD family protein translates to MTHAMLKGSNVPIEATAVRAVLRWAPGQDSPDVDASALLLGLDGRVRSDEDFVFYNQPRHPSGKVWRLGKKRVAEGLTDTIQTDLAGVESAVGQILLVASADDVSGNPVSFARVRSLRILLYDATVAEAEPLAYFDIKPETGDETALICGELYRRGGGWKFRALGEGYTNGLQGLATDFGISVDESEAAAAAAAATDQTATTQPPAPEISAPLPPEQPPAGVPSQPAYGYPQPTPATANGPAYGYPQPTAAALNPDFRLPPQGPQFIGR, encoded by the coding sequence ATGACGCACGCGATGCTGAAGGGGTCGAACGTCCCGATCGAAGCCACGGCGGTCCGTGCCGTGCTGCGCTGGGCGCCGGGTCAGGACTCCCCGGACGTCGACGCCTCGGCGCTGCTCCTCGGTCTCGACGGACGCGTACGGTCCGACGAGGACTTCGTCTTCTACAACCAGCCACGCCACCCCTCGGGCAAGGTGTGGCGGCTCGGCAAAAAGCGTGTGGCCGAGGGCCTCACCGACACCATCCAGACCGATCTGGCGGGTGTCGAGTCCGCCGTCGGCCAGATTCTCCTCGTGGCCTCCGCCGACGACGTCTCCGGGAACCCCGTCTCCTTCGCCCGCGTACGGTCCCTGCGCATCCTGCTGTACGACGCCACCGTCGCCGAGGCCGAACCGCTGGCGTACTTCGACATCAAGCCCGAGACCGGCGACGAGACCGCCCTCATCTGCGGCGAGCTCTACCGTCGCGGCGGCGGCTGGAAGTTCCGCGCCCTGGGTGAGGGTTACACCAACGGCCTCCAGGGCCTCGCCACGGACTTCGGCATCTCGGTCGACGAGTCGGAGGCGGCGGCAGCCGCAGCGGCCGCGACCGACCAGACGGCCACGACCCAGCCCCCGGCCCCGGAGATCTCGGCCCCCCTGCCCCCGGAGCAGCCCCCCGCCGGCGTCCCGTCCCAGCCGGCCTACGGCTACCCCCAGCCGACCCCCGCCACGGCCAACGGCCCGGCCTACGGCTACCCCCAGCCCACAGCGGCGGCCCTGAACCCCGACTTCCGCCTACCCCCGCAGGGGCCGCAGTTCATCGGGCGCTGA
- a CDS encoding TerD family protein, protein MSFLDNLWRGRATEFDAGNAATNAIELTKRHQKVSLSKQNAAAGHLRVNLSWRMRTSDIGGMKRQSVLRHPFKALRPEEVQAHSQSMVNVDLDLGCLYELADGTKGVVQPLGGFLGDINEPPYMRLSGDDRFGSGSGETMYINLDHRENFKRMLVFVYIYDQTPAFDRTHAIVTLYPSNGPRIEIGLDERHPQARSCAVVMIENVKGEIVVRREVKFVYGFQAELDRLYGWGLQWGRGYKTKAEQR, encoded by the coding sequence ATGAGTTTCCTGGACAACCTCTGGCGCGGGCGGGCCACGGAGTTCGACGCGGGCAACGCGGCGACCAACGCGATCGAGCTGACCAAGCGGCACCAGAAGGTGTCCCTCAGCAAGCAGAACGCCGCGGCGGGGCACCTGCGCGTCAACCTGTCCTGGCGGATGCGGACGTCCGACATCGGCGGGATGAAGCGGCAGAGTGTGCTGCGGCACCCCTTCAAGGCGCTCAGGCCGGAGGAGGTGCAGGCGCACAGCCAGAGCATGGTGAACGTCGACCTCGACCTCGGCTGTCTGTATGAGCTGGCCGACGGGACGAAGGGGGTCGTGCAGCCGCTGGGCGGCTTCCTCGGTGACATCAACGAACCGCCGTACATGCGGCTCAGTGGGGACGACCGGTTCGGGTCGGGGTCCGGCGAGACGATGTACATCAATCTCGATCACCGCGAGAACTTCAAGCGGATGCTGGTGTTCGTCTACATCTACGACCAGACGCCGGCGTTCGACCGTACGCACGCGATCGTGACGCTGTATCCGAGCAATGGGCCGCGGATCGAGATAGGCCTGGATGAGAGGCATCCTCAGGCTCGGTCGTGTGCGGTGGTGATGATCGAGAACGTCAAGGGGGAGATCGTTGTGCGCCGGGAAGTGAAGTTTGTCTATGGCTTTCAGGCGGAGCTTGATCGGTTGTATGGGTGGGGGTTGCAGTGGGGGCGGGGTTACAAGACCAAGGCTGAGCAGAGGTGA
- a CDS encoding FmdB family zinc ribbon protein, translating to MPRYEYRCRTCGDTFELSRPMAESSAPADCPGGHSDTVKLLSTVAVGGSATASAPAPRAGGGGGGCCGGGCCG from the coding sequence ATGCCTCGCTACGAGTACCGCTGCCGGACCTGCGGCGACACCTTCGAACTGAGCCGCCCGATGGCCGAGTCGTCCGCCCCCGCGGACTGCCCCGGGGGCCACTCCGACACGGTCAAACTGTTGTCGACGGTCGCGGTCGGCGGCTCGGCCACCGCGTCCGCGCCCGCACCCCGGGCGGGCGGCGGCGGGGGCGGCTGCTGTGGTGGCGGCTGTTGCGGTTGA